The Clostridium aceticum genomic interval TATTTAACCGATGCACTTTCTATCATTGCTGCAATGGGAAAATCAATAGGAGTCTATAAAACCAAAGACTATGAAGATATCATGGCTGTAAATTCCAAAAGTCAACTGGCACAAGTAGAAACTATTATGCGACGACGAATTGCTGAAAAGCATATGGAAGAAGGGGTTACTATCATTCATCCTAGCCACACTTACATAGAGAAAAAAGTGCAAATTGGTAGGGATACAATTATTTATCCTGGAGCCGTCTTGAGCGGAACCACAATGATAGGAGAAGATTGTGTTATTGGCGGCAATACAAGAATTGAAGATGCTAAAATTGGAGATGCTGTGACCATTCATGACTCTACGATTATAAAAAGTACAGTGGGAGAACATACAACGATAGGGCCTTATGCTTACTTAAGACCAGGAAGCAATATTGGTAAGCATGTAAAAATAGGAGATTTCGTTGAAGTGAAAAACTCTACTATTGGAGATTACTCAAAAGCTTCTCATCTTGCCTATATCGGTGATGCAGAGGTAGGGGCTCATGTAAACATAGGTTGTGGCGTCGTATTTGTAAACTACGATGGAAAAAATAAACACAAGGCAGTGGTTCATGATCATGCCTTTATTGGTAGTAACTCTAATTTGATTGCACCAGTAGTGGTGGAAGAACATGGGTATGTGGCCAGTGGTTCTACCATCACAAAGTCTGTAGAAAAAGGAGCATTAGCTATAGCTCGAAGCCATCAGCAAAACAAAGCTGGCTGGGTTCAGCGTAAGGGTTTATTGAAAACAAAGGAGGAATAAAATAAAATGAATACTAGCGGTAGTGAAATAAAAATATTCTCTGGTAATGCGAATCCTGCATTAGCGAAGGAAATAGCTCAAGAGATAGGTGTACCTCTTGGAAATTGCGAAGTAGGTACTTTTAGTGATGGAGAAATAGCTGTAAATATCAATGAGACTGTAAGGGGAGCAGATGTTTTCGTAGTACAGCCTACCCATCCCCCAGTAAATGATCATCTTATGGAACTTTTGATTTTAATTGATGCCTTTAAAAGAGCCTCAGCTGGAAGGATTACGGCAGTTTTACCTTACTATGGGTATGCTAGACAAGATCGTAAAGCAAAAGCCAGAGATCCCATTACAGCTAAATTAGTAGCAGATTTGCTAACCGTAGCAGGGGCTGACAGAGTGTTGGCTATGGACCTACATGCCGCACAGATTCAAGGGTACTTTAATATACCAGTAGATCATCTTTTAGGTGTTCCTATTCTAGCTGAATATTTTATCAAAAAAAATATTCAAGATTTAATTGTTGTTTCTCCAGACTTAGGAAGTGTTACACGAGCTAGAAATTTTGCAAATCATCTTGATGCACCTATTGCTATTATCGACAAAAGAAGGCCTAAAGCAAATGTTTCAGAGGTAATGAATATTATTGGAGAGATTGAAGGGAAAAATGTTATTTTGATCGATGACATGATTGATACAGCAGGAACCATCGTACAGGCTGCCAGTGCATTAAAGGAATTTGGTGCCAAAGATGTATACGCTGCTTGTACGCATCCTTTGTTATCTGGACCAGCTATTGAAAGAATTCAAAACTCTGCCATTAAAGAATTGATTACCACCAATTCTATTACATTGCCAGAGGAAAAAAATATTGATAAAATCAAAGTGATGTCTGTAGCCCGTTTGTTTGCAGAAGCTATTCAAAGAATTTATAAAAATATTTCTGTAAGTAGATTATTTGACTAAATGATTTTTGCTGAAGTTGAATAGAGGAATAACCTTCATTCAATGAAAAGGTGCATAGGAGGTTATGAATCATGCACATTATTGTAGGATTAGGTAATCCCGGAAGAAAGTACGATGGTACAAGGCATAATATTGGCTTTGATGCCATAGATTTATTGGCCCATCGTCATGATATAAAAGTAAACAAATTGAAGCATAAGGCCCTCTACGGAGAAGGATTTTGGGGAGGTAAAAAGGTCTTACTGGCAAAGCCTCAAACCTTTATGAATTTAAGTGGGGAAAGCCTTCGAGATATGATGGAATTTTATAAAGTAGACACGAAAAATCTGGTGGTTATTTATGATGATATTGATATAGAAGTGGGGTCCCTTAGAATCCGACAAAAAGGTAGCGCTGGTAGTCATAATGGTATGAAGTCTATTATTTATCAGCTGCAATCTGATGCCTTTCCACGAGTAAGAATTGGCATAGGAAAACCAAAATTTGGTGATCTAGCGGACTATGTACTAGGAAGATTTCCCAAGGAAGAAATTAATTTGATGAGGGAAGTTGTTGAAAAGGCTGTAGAAGCCGTAGAGACCATTGTAGAAGAAGGTATTGACCTAGCAATGAACCGTTATAATAAAACATGATTGTTATAGCAGGCATATTATCCGCTGCTTTAGCTTATTTATGTAATAAGGTCATATTAAAATCCTTCCAAGACGAAGGTCTCACAATTCTAGTACCTCTATTAGAGGAAATGGCAAAAACCACCTTTGCCTTTTTCCTTAAAACCAATATTATAGGAACCCATTTCATTTTTGGCTGTATAGAAGGAATTTACGATATTTTTACCTCATCAAAAAAAATAGGGAAGTGGGCTGCTGTGGCTAGTATTCTAAGTCATAGCTTTTTTGGCATGGTTACTTACTTAACCTATACGAAAACAAAATTTGGCTTTATAGCTATACTAGTATCTTGGATATTTCACAGCGGATGGAACTGGTATGTAGTTAAAAAATTGTAAAAGCGGGTGCAAAGCATGAAAAAAAATGTACTATTATCACCATTAGAAAATTCACTACAATATATGCAGTTAGCACAAATTTTAAGAGAAGAAAGGTCTTCTATAAGCCTTCATGGACTAGATGATTCTCAGAGGGGTCATGTTACCTATAGCCTTTATGAAGGACTAGGACGACAGATTTGTTTACTAACCTATAGTGAGATAGAAGCACAACAAATCCATCAAGATTTAAAGTTTTACCTTGAGGATCAGGCAAGCTTTTTTCCTACAAAGGATATTGTATTTTATGATGTAGAAGCCACAAGTGAAGAAGTAAGTGAAGAAAGAATAAAAGCTTTAAATAAACTGGCGAGGGGAGAAGTTTGCGTAGTGGTAGCTTCTATTGAAGCTTTATTGTTAAAACTTACTCCTGTAGATATCTATAAAAAATATCAACACACCTTTACGGTAGGACAACGTATTCAACTGCAAGAGATAATGAAAAGTTTTGTTTTACAAGGCTATGAGAAGGTAGAGAGAGTAGATACAAAGGGACAGTTTAGTACTAGAGGAGGTATTATTGATATTTTTCCTCCTTCAGAGGAAAATCCTCTTCGAATTGAACTCTTTGACGATGAAGTAGACTCTATTCGACACTTTGAAGTAGAAACACAAAAGTCCATAGACAAAATTGAAGAAGTAAAAGTTTATCCAGCGATAGAGATCATCATAGAAGCGAATCATTATGAAAAGACGATTCCTCGACTAACACAGGAATTGAAAAACACTTTAAAAAAGTTGGATACTGTTACAGGAGAAAAACTACAGAAAAAAATAGCAGAAGTAGTAGAAAAGTTTTCTAATTTTGGTAACTTTAAAGGAATACAACGTTTTTTACCCTATATCTATGAAAAAAGTGCCTCCTTAATAGACTATCTTGCGGAGGATGCCATCATCATTCTAGATGAACCAGATCGAGGGAAAGAAAAAATTAAAGGATATTGGGAAGAATTCAGAGAGAACTTTAAGACTCTTTTAGAAAGGGGGGAAGTTTTACCTAATCAGGCACACCTTTTATTTACCTATGAAGAAATTCTGGAAAAATTAAAAAATCGTTCCTTGGTAACTTCTAGTCTTTTACCGAAAAACCATCCAGATATCATGCCTAAGAAAATTATTAACTTTATCTCTAGGCCGGTACAATCTTTTTATGGAAAGATAAACCTTTTCACAAAGGAAATAAAGTCTCTACAGCAAAAAGGTTATACGATTCGAATTGTTACCACCACAAAAGAAAAAGCCATGAAGCTATTAGAGACCATCAGAGAGGAAGGGATATTAGCCAGTTTTCTTGTGCAGGATAGAATAGATGAATCTTATGCTGGTAAAGTCATCATCCTTCAAGGAAATCTTCACAGGGGCTTTGAATATGTAGATGTAAAATATATTCTTTTTACGGACTATGAAATATACGGTGCTCATAAAAAGAAAAAACAAAAATCAGCAAGAAAAGATACAGCACCTATAAAATCTTTTATTGATTTGCAGGTAGGAGATTATGTGGTTCATGAAGGACATGGTATAGGAAAATATATAGGTATTGAGGAACTAAAGGTAGAGGGTGTGAAAAAAGATTATCTAAAAATTCGTTACTCTGGAGAAGATAATCTCTATCTTCCCACAGATCAAATGGACCTAATACAAAAATATATAGGTGCTGACGATAAGGTGCCCAAACTCAATAAGCTAGGAGGCACAGAATGGGTTAAAACAAAGGCGAAGGCAAAAAAAGCTATTGAAGATATGGCCAAGGACCTTTTAAAGCTCTATGCAGAAAGAGAGAAGAGTAAAGGCTATGCTTTTGCCCCAGATACTGATTGGCAAAAACAGTTTGAATATTTGTTTCCCTATGAAGAAACGCCGGACCAGCTAAAGTGCATAGAAGAAGTAAAGAGAGATATGGAAAAAGAGAGACCTATGGATCGATTACTATGTGGAGACGTTGGGTATGGGAAAACAGAGGTAGCGATAAGAGGTGCTTTTAAGGCTGTTATGGATGGTAAGCAGGTGGCGGTTTTAGTACCCACCACCATATTAGCCCAACAGCATTATAACAACTTTAAAGAACGTTTTTCAGGCTTTCCTGTAACGGTAGAGATGTTAAGTCGTTTTAGGACACCTACCCAGCAAAAGCATACCATAGAGAATGTTCGGACAGGAAACATAGATGTTTTGATTGGTACCCATAGACTCCTGTCAAAGGATGTTGCTTTCAAAGATATAGGGCTACTGATTGTAGACGAAGAGCAGCGTTTTGGAGTAAAACACAAAGAAGCTTTAAAGCAGCTAAAAAAGGCTGTAGATGTGCTGACTTTAACCGCTACACCTATCCCAAGAACCCTGCATATGTCTATGATTGGGGTAAGAGACATGAGTGTAATCGAAGATCCACCAGAGGAAAGATTTCCTGTACAAACCTATGTAGCCACCTATAACGAAGCCCTCATTGCAGATGCCCTTATAAGAGAGATGGCTAGAGGAGGGCAGGTTTACTATGTTTATAATCGGGTACAGGGAATTCACCAAATTGCAGCAAAACTAGGGAACTTTGTACCACAGGCTAGGGTAGGGGTAGCCCATGGTCAAATGAGTGAGAGACAACTGGAAAAGTTGATGCTGGAGTATTATCATGGTGAGTATGATGTACTGGTATGTACCACCATCATAGAAACAGGTTTAGATATCGCCAATGTAAATACCATTATTATACAGGATGCAGATCGTCTAGGGCTTTCTCAGTTGTACCAATTAAGGGGTAGAGTAGGAAGGTCTAACCGCCAAGGGTATGCTTACTTGTTATATGAAAAAGACAAAATTTTATCAGAGGTGGCAGAAAAACGACTAAAAGCTATTAAGGAATTTACCGAGTTTGGTTCGGGGTTCAAAATTGCTATGAGGGACCTGGAGATACGAGGGGCTGGGAATCTATTAGGCTCGGAACAACATGGACATATGGCCTCTATTGGCTATGATCTTTATGTAAAACTATTGGAAGAGGCGGTAGGAGAACTGAAGGGAGAAAAGATAGAGAAGTATGAAGATACCATGATGGAGCTGAATGTAGATGCCTATATCTCAGAAAAATATATTGCTAATCAAAGTCATAAGATAGAAATTTATAAAAAAATAG includes:
- the glmU gene encoding bifunctional UDP-N-acetylglucosamine diphosphorylase/glucosamine-1-phosphate N-acetyltransferase GlmU; its protein translation is MKLQAIILAAGAGTRMKSKLPKVLHKVCGESMLQHVIHAADQANIKECVVVVGHGAEEVKNSLTENIKTAMQKERLGTGHAVMMAYDQLITEGTVLILNGDGPLITEETLKELVVYHQKEKYSATVLTADLENPYGYGRIVRGVDRELVKIVEEKDASEEQKSIKEINSGLYCFDAKALREALPRITKENAQGEYYLTDALSIIAAMGKSIGVYKTKDYEDIMAVNSKSQLAQVETIMRRRIAEKHMEEGVTIIHPSHTYIEKKVQIGRDTIIYPGAVLSGTTMIGEDCVIGGNTRIEDAKIGDAVTIHDSTIIKSTVGEHTTIGPYAYLRPGSNIGKHVKIGDFVEVKNSTIGDYSKASHLAYIGDAEVGAHVNIGCGVVFVNYDGKNKHKAVVHDHAFIGSNSNLIAPVVVEEHGYVASGSTITKSVEKGALAIARSHQQNKAGWVQRKGLLKTKEE
- a CDS encoding ribose-phosphate diphosphokinase; this encodes MNTSGSEIKIFSGNANPALAKEIAQEIGVPLGNCEVGTFSDGEIAVNINETVRGADVFVVQPTHPPVNDHLMELLILIDAFKRASAGRITAVLPYYGYARQDRKAKARDPITAKLVADLLTVAGADRVLAMDLHAAQIQGYFNIPVDHLLGVPILAEYFIKKNIQDLIVVSPDLGSVTRARNFANHLDAPIAIIDKRRPKANVSEVMNIIGEIEGKNVILIDDMIDTAGTIVQAASALKEFGAKDVYAACTHPLLSGPAIERIQNSAIKELITTNSITLPEEKNIDKIKVMSVARLFAEAIQRIYKNISVSRLFD
- the pth gene encoding aminoacyl-tRNA hydrolase yields the protein MHIIVGLGNPGRKYDGTRHNIGFDAIDLLAHRHDIKVNKLKHKALYGEGFWGGKKVLLAKPQTFMNLSGESLRDMMEFYKVDTKNLVVIYDDIDIEVGSLRIRQKGSAGSHNGMKSIIYQLQSDAFPRVRIGIGKPKFGDLADYVLGRFPKEEINLMREVVEKAVEAVETIVEEGIDLAMNRYNKT
- the mfd gene encoding transcription-repair coupling factor, translated to MKKNVLLSPLENSLQYMQLAQILREERSSISLHGLDDSQRGHVTYSLYEGLGRQICLLTYSEIEAQQIHQDLKFYLEDQASFFPTKDIVFYDVEATSEEVSEERIKALNKLARGEVCVVVASIEALLLKLTPVDIYKKYQHTFTVGQRIQLQEIMKSFVLQGYEKVERVDTKGQFSTRGGIIDIFPPSEENPLRIELFDDEVDSIRHFEVETQKSIDKIEEVKVYPAIEIIIEANHYEKTIPRLTQELKNTLKKLDTVTGEKLQKKIAEVVEKFSNFGNFKGIQRFLPYIYEKSASLIDYLAEDAIIILDEPDRGKEKIKGYWEEFRENFKTLLERGEVLPNQAHLLFTYEEILEKLKNRSLVTSSLLPKNHPDIMPKKIINFISRPVQSFYGKINLFTKEIKSLQQKGYTIRIVTTTKEKAMKLLETIREEGILASFLVQDRIDESYAGKVIILQGNLHRGFEYVDVKYILFTDYEIYGAHKKKKQKSARKDTAPIKSFIDLQVGDYVVHEGHGIGKYIGIEELKVEGVKKDYLKIRYSGEDNLYLPTDQMDLIQKYIGADDKVPKLNKLGGTEWVKTKAKAKKAIEDMAKDLLKLYAEREKSKGYAFAPDTDWQKQFEYLFPYEETPDQLKCIEEVKRDMEKERPMDRLLCGDVGYGKTEVAIRGAFKAVMDGKQVAVLVPTTILAQQHYNNFKERFSGFPVTVEMLSRFRTPTQQKHTIENVRTGNIDVLIGTHRLLSKDVAFKDIGLLIVDEEQRFGVKHKEALKQLKKAVDVLTLTATPIPRTLHMSMIGVRDMSVIEDPPEERFPVQTYVATYNEALIADALIREMARGGQVYYVYNRVQGIHQIAAKLGNFVPQARVGVAHGQMSERQLEKLMLEYYHGEYDVLVCTTIIETGLDIANVNTIIIQDADRLGLSQLYQLRGRVGRSNRQGYAYLLYEKDKILSEVAEKRLKAIKEFTEFGSGFKIAMRDLEIRGAGNLLGSEQHGHMASIGYDLYVKLLEEAVGELKGEKIEKYEDTMMELNVDAYISEKYIANQSHKIEIYKKIASIRDEEDLYAIEEEIEDRFGDIPLSVRNLLLISYIKALAKSLKVQYISQKEKNIRIQFKEAKVLRPENVAEVMEGYRWKVTIHGGQQPYITYKIQTQDQYKVLLDLKGLIEKISGLKKVAS